TACATTTTCAATGGTTGGGAAATGGAACTCATTGTTGCCTACCGGTTCAAAGAGAACCTTACCAACAGAACACGAGAGGTGCGGgccaaatataaattgtttgaaagtgaatgagcgaAAAGGATTTGAATGCAATCTATTGCAATAAATGATACACGTAAGTACAATTTGTGCGCGAAAATTCCTTTAAAAAAATAGATggatgaaattgacaaaatataccattatataccgatataccgtaaatataccgtcagATCAATTTTGACTTAAAAAAATACCGTAAGCGGCCACCCTGCGCTCAACTTCAAAACAATGCCAAATTCCCGCCAAATTCCCTGGACAATTGTATTGGTAAGGTTATTAATGATGATACCTGGGTGATTAgatatatatcgatatctATTCAATAATAGCTTTGGATATGAAACGATGGAACTGACTCCAAGTTGCGTTAATTGCTTTACATATATGCAATATTAACATGAATTAAGAATAAATATGGtaataatatattaaaagCCATTGCCTCAATTACTCTACAATATTTTTATCAGATTCCCGGTAcgtttaattgaaatttataattttataagtTACCTTGCGTCATTGCATCTAAAATATGTTAATATTATGatattgaaatactggttgtATGGTTTTATACGGTATATAGTTCCTCAACTCTCTTTACTTTTTTGAAATTATAATATCATATGTTTAATTTACAGCTAAAATAtaagtttttcttgttttatgaaaacttaaaattaaaatagaaTGTTATTTAACTATATCTTTCAAAAatacttatatatatgtatatacatattaattttattcaaaagcTTGCGGAAGTATTCTGTTCCATTCCAACCGTTCCGATACCCAACCGATTGCACCTGCACATACCGATGATAAACAGAATGACTagatatttataatatatttataagcaGCAACTAGTAATTacctaattaaattaattttttgctaCTGCTAAACAGTTTGCTTAGTCTCACAAGCCATTAATGGTGGGTGAGGAAACAACTGAGTGTTATTAATCAAATCAATAATagtgcaataaaatacaagcAATATTTGTCATCGTGCAATTGACTTCTAAGCAAAGagatcaatcaatcaatcgacAATCGTCAAGATGAACAGGAAATTCTTGCCAATTGCAGTCGGCGTGGTCCTACACATACTGTTCAACAATGTTGGGATCCAGGCACAGCTCAACCTCGACCAGATTGAGCTGCAGAAGCAGCTTCCGGAGGAGCTGCTGAAGTCGAACTTCACCATCAACGATGCCAAGGATGTGTTTCGCAACAAGTGCATAGAGGTGGCCGGCGAGGATGCTGGCGGCAAGGCGTACGAAGAAATTGAGTCCGGATTTGCAGTTCTCAGCGATTGCGTGAACGGCATTGTCAACTATACGACAATGCAGCAGGAAATCGAAGAGGCGAGCCCCGAGGGCGAGCTGGATGTGGTTTTTAATAAGTATTGCAACAAGCGATCCAGTGCCATTGAATGCTTTGATGTGTTCACCGCCAAACTCTCGCCTTGCCTTGacaaggaggagcaggaaagTAAGGATGTTATCAAGCGGATCATTCAGAGTTTATTGAACTTTGTTTGCCACAAAGATGGAGACCAAATAGCTTTGTTTATTGCTGAGAAGGGGCCAGAGTGCCTCGAGTCCGAGAAGGACAATATCCAACAGTGCCTGAATAGCACCTTTTCTACGTATCTTAACTCTGCGGATATCCATGACAATAAGATCAAATCAATACCCAAACTGATTGTCGGCCAGCGACAATGTGATGATATGCTGAGCCTCCAGTCGTGCGTGGTCCACCGGCTGGAACAGTGCACCGACATAACGCCAGCCAATCTTGTGGAATCAATGTTCAACTTTATCAGAAACGAAACCCTATGTCGCAACTACCAGAAATCTCCCCTAACCGCAgccgccgccagcagcagtcCAGGCGTTCAGGCAATGCCTTTCTTGTACTCTTTGTTTCCCATGTTTATTTTCATGTTTGCTTTTCACAAATCTGCATAGTTCTAAGTTGCAAAAGTACCGCTTGAATCTCTCGAATATCTCgaatatatttactttttcATTCGGCGGCACACACCTTATCAAGATTCAAAAGTCAAGTAAATAATTGATGGAAGGTCGTGTGGTGTGTGCATATGGATTTTATGGATATTATTTATGCACTggatttacatacatacatatatctgtacTCGTTTTAAGTGTTTACTCAAAATATGTAATAACTAATTTGTATTACCGGTGCTAGCACCATTCCATAGGTCAAACCCAAATATGGAGATGGGCGTGCCACATGGCTGGCTACTACTCTTTTGCACGCAACTCAGGCCGCGTTCAAGTCTCTATAATAgtaatttacaaaataaaaacaaaaatgtacgaCAGCTTAGACATTGTCGTACCCTTTTGGCCATGTCGTGCGTCCATCTCTAAACTATGTATTAAATTTAATGAGGCCTTTGCTTTTTCATGTCTATtgcttattgtttttttttttttgtcacgGCAATGAATCTTGTGTATTAATCTGATCGAACGGATCAAAACACCCAATGGGATCGGATTAGGGATAACTCTTATAGCTCATCATGAAGTGGGTACGGGCTAAaggaaattatatttatatatatgtattgtatgttttttaaatGAATACAAGTATCATAAATGTGCAAATAAAGTGATATAAATTTGAAAGAAAATAGAATCCAAAATGATAATTATTGAACGGCACGCGATGGATCgaagatatacatatagatatacagattttgttttattttcgtttttggttttccatttCTCTTTTTCATCTAGAGCCTGTTCGAGcctaaatttaaataaaataattgttAATATTTACGATCTCGTATTATGGTGGTTCGATAGATCGGATTAGATTATCGATAGAAGTAGTTCCGTTTTTGGTAATCGATTGCATTGTTCATTGTTCATTTTGCAATTACCCTTTAAATTTATCCCAAAGACTTCACCAACGTAAGCAAGTTGTGGCTTAAGATCATCATAAACCCATTTtctaaagaaaaaaatatattttcaaacaAGTGAAAGGAGCATTTAAAcggaaaaccaaacaaactgATCAAGTGAACAGGTTCAGAGCGGCCAGAACCGATCCGATTTTTCATCGGTAATTGTTTACAGTTCTTGTCTTGGCTTGAATTTTTCTTAGAATATTGTAAAACTGGGAGGTTGTGCCAGTATGCGGAGTCATCTGCAAGTAAGGGCCGGGCCAAGCTGAAGCTTTCTGAAGCGCAATGAAGATCACTAGCACCAGGATGGAGGAAGAAGTGGACGCCTCTGTGATGGTGCCGATCTCTCCGCTGAGTATAGTGCTAACTGGAGTCTCCGTCGTCTTGCGCTTCAtttccatcatcatcaactGGAGTCTGGCCTATGATTATTGGCTGGAGGGATCCTACAGGTACACAGCCTGGACAATTGGATCGATTCTGTTGCCCATGGTGATGACATCGGCCATATACACGAATGTGTAAGTATGCCAATGCCAGGGCCTTGAGCGCATGTATTCCAATACTCAATTTCAGATTGTCTGCCAGCAACTCAGACCAGAGGGGCATGTACTCCACTGTTGTGCTGTCATATCTCTTTCGGGACGGATATGCCCTACATTATGCCCTGGAGTACAGCAAAGCACAAACACAAGGCCACAAAGAGTTAGAAATAAGGTTAGTACAGGATCTCGCTAGCCATGGGTTTCCATATCGGTAGCTGCATTATTAATTGGTTTGCCTTTCAGATACTATCAGCAAATGCTGAGGGAAGAGTGCGATGTGGGTTTTATCCGGCTCTTTGATTCGTTTCTGGAATCTGCGCCCCAAAAAATACTTCAGCTTGTGATACTGATGCGATCTTCAAAGAAATTGACATGTAATTTAGATATAGGTTTACATGGGAAGCATTTTTATATATGATTTACTTTCAGATTATCGCCTGTTGGCTTTCTTGATATATTTTGTTAGCATTGCCTGGTGCATACAGGCCTATAATCGTTCTAATCGCCTGGTGCAGCTAGACAAATATGACATAGCGGCCAAGGGGCGTTTTGTGCAATTCCTTTTTCTCCTATGTCTCACGGGTAACACAATCAACCATGTAATTATTATAACCGGTATGCACtctatacatattttttattttgcagtTTCACGCACTTTATGCATTGCGTATATGGCCAGTCTCTACCCCCTGGAAACACTGGGGGTGTGCATCCTTCATGTATGTTTTTGTGGCACTGTCGTCTTTGTGTTGGACTCCCCAGCGATTGCCAAATCTAGAATGTTAAACTATATCTATTGCCTGACCTTTGGCGTggtgtatatatttattttcaccCCTGTAAAAGATGGACCAACAAAGTATAAGTACACCTCGTACCTGACATTTTGCCTTTTGCAAAACATTATCGTCTGTGTTCTATATATCGCCCTGTATTTTTCTATTGCCATTATTGCCTTATATGTTTGTGGTATCATACTCACGATCTATTACTATCTTTACTGCCACCCAAGTATTTTATGTCCATAGATACCCACTTAGATTTTTGTAAATTTGGTCGGGAAAATAAACGTGTTTCCCTACAGCTCGATTCTGTTCAATGATGAGGTAGGGACAATCCAACAATTAACAGGTTATAAAGGAGGGCAATTTTATACAATATAAGTTGAAACGAAGCAGTTTCTAATCGGTTGGGTGGATTTCTATATGCTATAACTAGCACGACAGTTCCTTTAGTGGATCCAT
The sequence above is a segment of the Drosophila pseudoobscura strain MV-25-SWS-2005 chromosome X, UCI_Dpse_MV25, whole genome shotgun sequence genome. Coding sequences within it:
- the LOC4814552 gene encoding 27 kDa hemolymph protein — encoded protein: MNRKFLPIAVGVVLHILFNNVGIQAQLNLDQIELQKQLPEELLKSNFTINDAKDVFRNKCIEVAGEDAGGKAYEEIESGFAVLSDCVNGIVNYTTMQQEIEEASPEGELDVVFNKYCNKRSSAIECFDVFTAKLSPCLDKEEQESKDVIKRIIQSLLNFVCHKDGDQIALFIAEKGPECLESEKDNIQQCLNSTFSTYLNSADIHDNKIKSIPKLIVGQRQCDDMLSLQSCVVHRLEQCTDITPANLVESMFNFIRNETLCRNYQKSPLTAAAASSSPGVQAMPFLYSLFPMFIFMFAFHKSA
- the LOC6901727 gene encoding XK-related protein 6 isoform X2; amino-acid sequence: MKITSTRMEEEVDASVMVPISPLSIVLTGVSVVLRFISIIINWSLAYDYWLEGSYRYTAWTIGSILLPMVMTSAIYTNVLSASNSDQRGMYSTVVLSYLFRDGYALHYALEYSKAQTQGHKELEIRYYQQMLREECDVGFIRLFDSFLESAPQKILQLVILMRSSKKLTYYRLLAFLIYFVSIAWCIQAYNRSNRLVQLDKYDIAAKGRFVQFLFLLCLTVSRTLCIAYMASLYPLETLGVCILHVCFCGTVVFVLDSPAIAKSRMLNYIYCLTFGVVYIFIFTPVKDGPTKYKYTSYLTFCLLQNIIVCVLYIALYFSIAIIALYVCGIILTIYYYLYCHPSILCP
- the LOC6901727 gene encoding XK-related protein 6 isoform X1, with the protein product MKITSTRMEEEVDASVMVPISPLSIVLTGVSVVLRFISIIINWSLAYDYWLEGSYRYTAWTIGSILLPMVMTSAIYTNVLSASNSDQRGMYSTVVLSYLFRDGYALHYALEYSKAQTQGHKELEIRYYQQMLREECDVGFIRLFDSFLESAPQKILQLVILMRSSKKLTYYRLLAFLIYFVSIAWCIQAYNRSNRLVQLDKYDIAAKGRFVQFLFLLCLTGNTINHVIIITGMHSIHIFYFAVSRTLCIAYMASLYPLETLGVCILHVCFCGTVVFVLDSPAIAKSRMLNYIYCLTFGVVYIFIFTPVKDGPTKYKYTSYLTFCLLQNIIVCVLYIALYFSIAIIALYVCGIILTIYYYLYCHPSILCP